A genome region from Streptomyces antimycoticus includes the following:
- a CDS encoding L-serine ammonia-lyase: MAISVFDLFSIGIGPSSSHTVGPMRAARMFVRRLKNEGLLAHTASVRAELFGSLGATGHGHGTPKAVLLGLEGNSPRTVDVEAADGEVERIRTTKRLRLLGAEIGPGQEIDFDASTQLILHRRRSLPYHANGMTLLAYDAEGHPLLEKTYYSVGGGFVVDEDAVGEERIKLDDTVLTHPFRTGDELLRLSQETGLSISALMLENEKAWRTEKEIRDGLLEIWHVMEACVARGMSQEGILPGGLKVRRRAATAARALRSEGDPAARAMEWITLYAMAVNEENAAGGRVVTAPTNGAAGIIPAVLHYYTRFVPGADEDGVIRFLLAAGAIGMLFKENASISGAEVGCQGEVGSACSMAAGGLAEVLGGSTEQVENAAEIGMEHNLGLTCDPIGGLVQIPCIERNGMASVKAVTAARMALRGDGRHHVSLDKVIKTMKQTGADMKVKYKETARGGLAVNVIEC, from the coding sequence GTGGCCATCTCCGTATTCGACCTCTTCTCGATCGGCATCGGCCCGTCCAGCTCGCACACCGTCGGCCCGATGCGGGCCGCGCGGATGTTCGTCCGCCGGCTGAAGAACGAGGGCCTGCTGGCCCACACCGCCTCCGTGCGCGCCGAGCTCTTCGGCTCGCTGGGCGCCACCGGTCATGGCCATGGCACCCCGAAGGCCGTGCTGCTGGGTCTGGAGGGCAACTCCCCGCGCACCGTCGACGTCGAGGCGGCCGACGGTGAGGTGGAGCGCATCCGCACCACCAAGCGGCTGCGGCTGCTCGGCGCCGAGATCGGCCCCGGCCAGGAGATCGACTTCGACGCGTCGACCCAGCTGATCCTGCACCGCCGCCGCTCCCTGCCGTACCACGCCAACGGCATGACGCTGCTCGCGTACGACGCCGAGGGCCATCCGCTGCTGGAGAAGACCTACTACTCGGTCGGCGGCGGCTTCGTGGTGGACGAGGACGCGGTCGGCGAAGAGCGCATCAAGCTCGACGACACCGTCCTCACCCACCCCTTCCGCACCGGCGACGAACTGCTGCGGCTCTCCCAGGAGACGGGCCTGTCCATCTCGGCCCTGATGCTGGAGAACGAGAAGGCGTGGCGCACGGAGAAGGAGATCCGGGACGGCCTCCTGGAGATCTGGCACGTCATGGAGGCGTGCGTGGCCCGCGGCATGTCCCAGGAGGGCATCCTCCCCGGCGGCCTCAAGGTCCGCCGCCGCGCCGCCACCGCCGCCCGCGCCCTGCGCTCCGAGGGCGACCCGGCCGCCCGCGCCATGGAGTGGATCACCCTCTACGCCATGGCGGTCAACGAGGAGAACGCGGCGGGCGGACGCGTGGTCACCGCCCCCACCAACGGCGCGGCGGGCATCATCCCCGCCGTCCTGCACTACTACACGCGCTTCGTGCCGGGCGCCGACGAGGACGGCGTCATCCGCTTCCTCCTCGCGGCGGGCGCCATCGGCATGCTCTTCAAGGAGAACGCCTCGATCTCCGGCGCCGAGGTCGGCTGCCAGGGCGAGGTCGGCTCCGCCTGCTCCATGGCCGCCGGCGGCCTCGCGGAGGTCCTCGGCGGCTCCACCGAACAGGTGGAGAACGCCGCCGAGATCGGCATGGAACACAACCTCGGCCTCACCTGCGACCCCATCGGCGGCCTGGTCCAGATCCCCTGCATCGAGCGCAACGGCATGGCCTCGGTCAAGGCGGTCACCGCCGCGCGGATGGCCCTGCGCGGCGACGGCCGCCACCATGTCTCGCTCGACAAGGTCATCAAGACGATGAAGCAGACGGGCGCCGATATGAAGGTCAAGTACAAGGAGACGGCGCGGGGCGGGCTCGCGGTGAACGTCATCGAGTGCTGA
- a CDS encoding carboxymuconolactone decarboxylase family protein — MEKPAMARISLAPPSTLLNRIGAWYSRRTYGKVLDPGLAIGHNGRVLLGYVRQERAAAKWNRLDPGLKHLAVMAAAARINCSWCMDFGHWEGDALGLPMDKISKVPQWRDHQDAFTELELLVLDYAEAMTETEPRVTDELAATLIERLGEAAFVELTAMVALENYRSRINSAFGLTSQGFSDACEVPSRT; from the coding sequence ATGGAGAAACCCGCCATGGCCCGTATCTCGCTCGCTCCGCCCAGCACGCTGCTCAACCGCATAGGCGCCTGGTACTCCCGGCGCACCTACGGCAAGGTGCTCGACCCCGGCCTGGCCATCGGCCACAACGGGCGGGTGCTGCTCGGCTACGTCCGGCAGGAGCGCGCTGCCGCCAAGTGGAACCGCCTCGACCCGGGCCTCAAGCACCTCGCGGTCATGGCCGCGGCGGCCAGGATCAACTGCTCGTGGTGCATGGACTTCGGCCACTGGGAGGGCGACGCCCTCGGCCTCCCGATGGACAAGATCTCCAAGGTCCCGCAGTGGCGCGACCACCAGGACGCCTTCACCGAACTGGAACTGCTCGTCCTGGACTACGCCGAAGCGATGACCGAAACCGAACCTCGCGTCACCGACGAGCTCGCGGCCACCCTGATCGAGCGGCTCGGCGAGGCCGCCTTCGTCGAACTCACCGCCATGGTCGCCCTGGAGAACTACCGATCGCGCATCAACAGCGCCTTCGGCCTGACCAGCCAGGGCTTCTCGGACGCCTGCGAGGTACCGTCACGGACGTGA
- the mca gene encoding mycothiol conjugate amidase Mca, with product MSVHAHPDDESSKGAATLAKYAAEGVEVLVVTCTGGERGDVLNPAMDRPGVRENLAAIRRVEMAEARRILGVRQHFLGFVDSGLPGPGEPLPEGCFALAPLEEVAGRLVGLMRSFRPHVVVTYDETGGYPHPDHIRTHQVTVAAFDAAGEAGRHPGAGAPWLPLKLYYQGGLSRPWFQALHDAMTARGLDSGMREVLAELPAAGLEITTRVPCAEYFATRDRALLAHATQIDPNAGFMLHDRDIEREVWPTEDYHLARSHVDVATPEDDLFAGVRCPQRPTAVADAAACPGCG from the coding sequence ATGAGCGTGCACGCCCACCCCGACGACGAGTCCAGCAAGGGCGCGGCCACGCTGGCCAAGTACGCCGCCGAGGGGGTGGAGGTGCTGGTGGTCACCTGCACCGGAGGGGAGCGTGGCGATGTGCTCAACCCCGCCATGGACCGGCCCGGTGTGCGGGAGAACCTCGCCGCGATCCGGCGGGTCGAGATGGCCGAGGCCCGCCGGATCCTGGGGGTGCGGCAGCACTTCCTGGGGTTCGTCGACTCGGGGCTCCCGGGGCCGGGCGAGCCGTTGCCCGAGGGCTGCTTCGCGCTCGCGCCCTTGGAGGAGGTGGCCGGGCGCCTGGTGGGGCTGATGCGGAGCTTCCGCCCGCATGTGGTCGTCACGTACGACGAGACCGGCGGCTATCCGCACCCGGACCACATCAGGACCCATCAGGTGACGGTCGCCGCCTTCGACGCGGCGGGGGAGGCCGGCCGCCATCCCGGGGCGGGCGCGCCCTGGCTACCCCTGAAGCTCTACTACCAGGGCGGCTTGTCGCGGCCCTGGTTCCAGGCCTTGCACGACGCCATGACCGCGCGGGGCCTGGACTCGGGCATGCGGGAGGTGCTGGCCGAACTGCCCGCTGCCGGGCTGGAGATCACCACGCGGGTGCCGTGCGCGGAGTACTTCGCGACCAGGGACCGGGCGCTGCTCGCGCACGCCACGCAGATCGACCCGAACGCCGGGTTCATGCTTCATGATCGTGACATCGAGCGCGAGGTCTGGCCCACTGAGGACTATCACCTGGCCCGTTCCCACGTGGACGTCGCGACTCCCGAGGACGATCTGTTCGCCGGTGTGCGGTGCCCCCAGCGGCCTACGGCAGTGGCAGATGCCGCAGCTTGTCCGGGTTGCGGATGA
- a CDS encoding TetR/AcrR family transcriptional regulator: protein MTAGLRELKKRQTRQMISDTATRLFMERGFEAVTIAEIATAAQVAKMTVTNYFPRKEDLALDYHETITTALARTVADRPTGESAVTALRRAYLAAVERHDPVVGFSSPEFARMLADSPTLTARLRELHDQREEALAEVLTTETATTPDDLTPRAAAALLTAAHRTLFHHVQALTRAGHPNEEIATAATRSAEKVFDLLEPSFGGYAVR, encoded by the coding sequence ATGACAGCAGGACTGCGCGAGCTGAAGAAGCGGCAGACGCGCCAGATGATCTCCGACACCGCGACCAGGCTCTTCATGGAGCGCGGCTTCGAGGCGGTGACCATCGCCGAGATCGCGACGGCCGCCCAGGTGGCCAAGATGACGGTCACGAACTACTTCCCGCGCAAGGAAGATCTGGCCCTCGACTACCACGAGACCATCACCACCGCCCTGGCCCGGACCGTCGCGGACCGCCCGACCGGCGAATCCGCCGTGACCGCGCTGCGCCGCGCGTATCTGGCCGCGGTCGAGCGTCACGACCCCGTCGTCGGCTTCTCCAGCCCGGAGTTCGCCCGCATGCTCGCCGACAGCCCCACCCTGACCGCGAGACTCCGCGAACTGCACGACCAACGCGAAGAGGCCCTGGCCGAAGTCCTCACCACCGAAACCGCCACCACCCCCGACGACCTCACCCCTCGAGCCGCCGCCGCCCTCCTCACCGCCGCTCACCGCACCCTGTTCCACCACGTCCAGGCCCTGACCCGGGCGGGCCACCCCAACGAGGAGATCGCCACCGCGGCAACCCGCTCAGCCGAGAAGGTCTTCGACCTGCTGGAGCCTTCCTTTGGCGGCTACGCGGTGCGCTGA
- a CDS encoding RNA polymerase sigma-70 factor has translation MIDATTFERHRRMLFGIAYRMLGSVADAEDMVQDTWLRCSQVTTPVDNPVGYLARTVTNLALNRLTSAAATRERYVGPWLPEPLVTQPDAGEEVELAESVSLALLVVLETLSPLERAVFVLKEVFGFSFKEIAGMLERGEASVRQVGHRARSHVQARRPRYDTPAEVRRQVTDEFLAACLGGDLNRMMELLAPDVTAWSDGGGKVKAALRPQHGADKVARFLAAVIAQPMDDPQVHTVDVNGLPGLLITAAGRPDTVACAEVEDARITEIRIIRNPDKLRHLPLP, from the coding sequence GTGATCGACGCGACCACCTTCGAACGCCACCGGCGGATGCTGTTCGGCATCGCCTACCGCATGCTCGGCAGCGTCGCCGACGCCGAGGACATGGTGCAGGACACCTGGCTGCGATGCAGTCAGGTGACCACCCCGGTGGACAACCCGGTGGGCTATCTGGCCCGTACGGTCACCAACCTCGCGCTCAACCGGCTCACGTCCGCCGCCGCCACCCGCGAGCGGTACGTCGGCCCCTGGCTGCCCGAACCGCTGGTCACCCAGCCCGACGCGGGCGAGGAGGTGGAGCTGGCCGAGTCGGTCTCGCTCGCCCTGCTCGTCGTCCTCGAGACTCTCTCGCCGCTGGAGCGGGCGGTCTTCGTACTCAAGGAGGTCTTCGGCTTCTCGTTCAAGGAGATCGCCGGAATGCTGGAGCGCGGCGAGGCGTCCGTACGCCAGGTGGGCCACCGGGCCAGATCACACGTCCAGGCCCGCCGGCCGCGCTACGACACACCGGCCGAGGTGCGGCGCCAGGTCACTGATGAGTTCCTGGCCGCCTGCCTCGGCGGCGACCTCAACCGGATGATGGAGCTGCTCGCCCCCGACGTCACGGCGTGGAGCGACGGCGGCGGCAAGGTCAAGGCCGCCCTCCGCCCCCAGCACGGCGCCGACAAGGTCGCCCGTTTCCTCGCCGCGGTCATCGCCCAGCCGATGGACGACCCCCAAGTGCACACGGTCGACGTCAACGGCCTCCCGGGATTGCTCATCACCGCCGCGGGCCGCCCGGACACCGTCGCCTGCGCCGAGGTCGAGGACGCGCGCATCACGGAGATCCGCATCATCCGCAACCCGGACAAGCTGCGGCATCTGCCACTGCCGTAG
- the glyA gene encoding serine hydroxymethyltransferase, with product MSLLNSSLHELDPDVAAAVDAELHRQQSTLEMIASENFAPAAVMEAQGSVLTNKYAEGYPGRRYYGGCEHVDVVEQIAIDRVKELFGAEAANVQPHSGAQANAAAMFALLQPGDTILGLNLAHGGHLTHGMKINFSGKLYNVVPYHVDAETGLVDMDEVERLAKEHHPKLVIAGWSAYPRQLDFAAFRRIADEVGAYLMVDMAHFAGLVAAGLHPSPVPHAHVVTTTTHKTLGGPRGGVILSTADLAKKINSAVFPGQQGGPLEHVIAAKAVSFKVAAGSAFKERQERTLEGARILAERLAQPDVREVGVAVLSGGTDVHLVLVDLRDSELDGRQAEDRLHEVGITVNRNAIPNDPRPPMVTSGLRIGTPALATRGFTADDFREVADVIAQTLKPSYDAEALKARVTALADKHPLYAHLSE from the coding sequence ATGTCGCTTCTCAACAGCTCCCTGCACGAGCTCGACCCGGACGTCGCCGCCGCCGTCGACGCCGAACTCCACCGCCAGCAGTCCACCCTGGAGATGATCGCCTCGGAGAACTTCGCCCCGGCGGCGGTCATGGAGGCCCAGGGCTCGGTCCTGACCAACAAGTACGCCGAGGGCTACCCCGGCCGCCGCTACTACGGCGGCTGTGAGCATGTCGATGTGGTCGAGCAGATCGCCATCGACCGGGTGAAGGAGCTCTTCGGGGCCGAGGCGGCGAACGTCCAGCCGCATTCGGGCGCCCAGGCCAACGCGGCCGCGATGTTCGCGCTGCTGCAGCCCGGCGACACCATCCTGGGGCTGAACCTGGCGCACGGCGGCCATCTGACCCACGGCATGAAGATCAACTTCTCCGGCAAGCTCTACAACGTGGTGCCCTACCACGTGGACGCCGAGACCGGTCTGGTCGACATGGACGAGGTCGAGCGGCTGGCCAAGGAGCACCACCCCAAGCTGGTGATCGCGGGCTGGTCGGCCTACCCCCGCCAGCTCGACTTCGCGGCCTTCCGCCGGATCGCGGACGAGGTCGGCGCGTACCTGATGGTCGACATGGCCCACTTCGCGGGTCTGGTGGCGGCCGGGCTGCACCCCTCGCCCGTACCGCACGCCCATGTGGTGACCACCACCACCCACAAGACCCTCGGCGGTCCGCGCGGTGGCGTGATCCTCTCCACCGCCGATCTGGCCAAGAAGATCAACTCGGCGGTCTTCCCGGGTCAGCAGGGCGGCCCGCTGGAGCATGTCATCGCGGCGAAGGCGGTCTCCTTCAAGGTCGCCGCGGGTTCGGCCTTCAAGGAGCGTCAGGAGCGCACGCTGGAGGGCGCCCGGATCCTCGCCGAGCGCCTGGCCCAGCCCGATGTGCGCGAGGTGGGCGTCGCCGTCCTGTCCGGCGGCACCGATGTCCATCTGGTCCTGGTCGATCTGCGCGACTCCGAACTGGACGGGCGGCAGGCCGAGGACCGGCTCCACGAGGTCGGCATCACGGTCAACCGCAACGCGATCCCGAACGACCCGCGGCCTCCGATGGTCACCTCGGGTCTGCGGATCGGCACCCCGGCGCTGGCCACGCGCGGCTTCACCGCGGACGACTTCCGCGAGGTCGCCGACGTGATCGCGCAGACGCTCAAGCCGTCCTACGACGCGGAGGCGCTGAAGGCCCGGGTCACCGCCCTGGCCGACAAGCACCCGCTGTACGCCCATCTGTCCGAGTAG